From the genome of Solanum lycopersicum chromosome 7, SLM_r2.1:
aaatccatgattcaaccgggctgttcacactaaggattagagcatccccaatgtcctctgctgaatttacgaaatcattgtcatctccaaatttctgattctgtttcttctttggctttgtacagttcgtccgaaagtgtcatttttctccacagttccaacaagtcacgtttgatctgttcagtgattttcctcgattctttgattttgatcgaccatgttgattttgtcctttcgtcttacttctcccccttcgatcaatgctgagagcactgcccgatgaatctcccacttctcgtttgcgaatactttcgctaagaacaatatcacggatttcatcaaacttcagtttcttagatccacgggaactgctaatcgcagcaacaacagtatcccaagactcgggcagagatgacatcaaaatcaatgccttaatttcatcttcgaaattaatatccacagaattgagttaactcacaatcatattgaactcgtttatatgatcagaaacggatccattctctgacatctgtaaattgaacaatctacgcattaaatataccttgttcatagccaatggtttttcatacatgtttgacagtgccttcaacagaccggacatagtcttctccttcacgatgttgaacgccacgtttcttgacaaagtcaactgGATCAACCCTAGAatctggcgatccttgagtttccacttcttcTCCGTCATGGTTTCCGACTTCACCCGttcaacggttcgtgaagatctttctggtacagataatcttcgatctgcatcttccagaaactgaaatcggatccatcaaacttctcgattccaagctttgaactatccatcttcagtgatcgtgttgaatctccttagctctgataccagttgttaggatcgaattcacgcgcacacactagatgaatgaagaacaaaagaactttcaagagaaagagatgagagatctagagagagaaagataaaacccaatatttcgtggtaaaaccgcgtgagtaaacttccacggcggtgaggtatatttatattaataaatcagagtatttttggttacagagaataaataggaaaacctaaaatagaaaataaataggaaaacctaaaataaatcaggctccactacctaacagtACATACACAATTGGGCAACTGCAAGGGACTTGAACTAGTTTGTAAACAAGAACTTCAATTATGCATAGGAATTGACTATTCATTTGAAACTGAGTTTCTACTGTAAATGGAAAACCATACTCGATTGAGTCTGCAACCTGATTGCTTTCTCTGTAGCACTATACTATTTTCCTTCTCCTTTCATGGCACTATCCAAATTGTATTTATATACCGTAGTATTTCCCACAAGTTAAGGATGTGTTTCATACTGAATTAATCAGAGACTTATATGACATAAGACTCATGAGAAGGGGAAATGGAAATACTGAAAACTTCAGAGTGAAGTACAGAAGGCATATAATTTGTACTCAATAATTGAGAATTATAACATAATGAACATGTTAATAAACCATCCAGTCAATCATAGCTAGCTTGCAAGAACATTAAAGAAACAAAGAACAACAACTAGCTGCATAACACAGGTAAAAGTTAGGTCCTTTagttattgttaaaaaaaacgGAAGAGACTAAAGTTGCTAACAAGTTACAAGTGACCTCCCCGTTTATAAGCTAACAAAGGTGATATATTGCTTCCCACGCACAGCGCATTCCTTTAACATGCATGATCAGCTCCTCTACTGAAATAAGAAGCATATCAATGAGTActtaaaatgtgaaaatatcATGAGGCAATGTAAGAGAAGAAACAAGGTGCATAATTAGTGAGCAATAATTTAAGACAATATGAGTCTGACCTACAATCATCGATGAAGACACTAAGGCAATCATTCCCCATGCTCTCCTGCTCTTCTTGAATTTCATGCACGGAATTTGCTGCAGTTCTTCTGCAATGATACAACTCTATTGACTCCAAGGTATAaatttctccaaagtcttaagGGATTTCCTTCAGGTATATGCATGTTCTCAGAACTACGCGTTGCAGCATTGGGAAGTTAACACTACCAGCTTTCCACTGCTTCAGATCATTTGTCCTGATTAGGAGGAACTTAAGTTGATTGAAAATCTCTCCATCATTTAATCTCCACACATCACCATAAAATccatagttttttattttaagtactTCGAGTTTTGGCAACTTCACTATATTTGCCATGTCTTCCCAAGGTACGTAAGTATAGCTTAAAGTCAAGCTCCTCAGAGATGTAGGTAAAGTATACTTACATGGGATTGGGAACGAGTATAGGTCTTTGCATCTGATCTTCTACTGTTCGAGTCTTTTTAAACAGGTAAGGCTGTTTAGGTGCTTAAACATCTTCTGATCACCCTGGCATTCCTTTTGACTTCCACGAAGTATAAGCATCTTAAGATTTGGAATAGCGGAAAACAATTCAAAAGTACAGCTAGACAATCTTAGACAGGAAAGTCCTTCCAAGTTTTGCAGCTTATTTGATGGATTTTTAGGGAGAGAAATTGACTGCCTCAGCTTAAGATGCCTTAAATGTTTCATTTGCCAAACTGTCTCATGTATAGTTGGAGAATTATAACCTAGCTTCCAACAATGAAGACCTGGAGATTATAAAGTTCAGTCTACGAACCGTGAGGATCATCACAACTGCGTAATTGAAGGTATCTAAGATGTACTAATTTTGTTATCACAAGAGGAAAATCTTCAAATCCATACTGAACGACTGACAACACTCCTAGCAATTTGAAGCATGCCAAAAGAGGGACTTGTTTAGAACCTAATCCACGGAAGAAATGCATAGTGCGGGTGACATCAATCGATGATGACTCCAACAAATCATTCTGATGAATGTTTGAATGAAAACTGTAACGACGAACATGATGCATCTTTGCAGAAAGATCTTTAGTAACCAGCAGAAACTTCTCTTGCTCAGCTTCTCTTAAAATTAAATCGCGAACTAGATCATGGACACCACATGTTTTCCACTCACCATTAAATCTCCTGTTTCTAACCATTATCAGCTTCCTGCTAACAAGATCCTCCAAATAATCTCTTCCCACTAATTCTTCCCATAGAAAACCCTCAGAAACCCATAAGTTGATCAATCTCTCTACGTTAACATCACTATCTTCCGGAAAGATTCCCGTATATAAGAAACATGGTTTAAGATGATTAGGTAAGTAATTGTAACTCATAGCAAGCACCCCTAGACATTTATCTGATTCATTAGCAACAACTTTACTTACACTTTTGTCAACATCTTTCCAACTTTCTTgtgttctttcaattttagaaAGATGCCCCGCGACCACTAGAAGATCTAAAGGTAGTCCTTGGCATTTTTGTGCTACTTGCTTCCCAATATCCTCTAGTTCAGGAGGACAAACATGTATTACTCTGTAACACAGTTTCATGAAGTAACTTCCAACTGTCATCTGAATTCAAGAGGCTAACCTCATGAGGTGGGGTGTCAGGGTCAGCATGCGTTGCCACGCCTTTGAGCCTACTTGTTAAAATGATTCGAGTCCCATTGTTATCGTCAGGAAAAGTTCTCGACATAAGATCCCAGACGTCATTACTCCAAATATCATCCATGACAACAAGATACCTTCGACCCTTTAACTTTTTGCATATCGtatccatcaattcatcatcagTCCCATGTTTGATCTcattaaaaatacaagaaagaaCACCTAACAACTAATCTCTAGTTTGGTATTCTTGAGATATAGTCACCCAAACATGCACGTCAAAGCGATTCCTGTTTTTTGAGGATCATCATGTGCCATTTTTGCAAGGTTTGTTTTGCCTATCCCCTCATTCCCAAAATGGGGATAATCTCTCGAGTAGACATCGACCCTTTTAGTCGTCCAATTATTCTCATGAGATCATCTTCGAGACCAACAACAACACTTTCTGGATTAAGTTTTGCAACATATCCTGTTTGCAGATCCTCATTTGCAGTATTACTATAACCTTGAACCTCATTTCTACCAAAACTACTTTCCATTAATTCCTCTTCATATCATCAATCTTTTCTACAAGTAGTGACAGAGTTTCACATAATACCTCTCTTGCATTTCCTTTTTCCAATTTGTTAATTTCATATATCTCTAGTTCAATCGCGTCCTCTGCTTCATTCACTGTACTTCTAATCTCCCGTTCCAACTCTTCAATTTTTCCACAGTCTATGTTCTCAAGAAAGTCTTGGAAATATTCAAGATTTTTAACGACAGAATCCACCATTTTTCTTGTTTCATCACTTAACCAATGTGGCTTTAGCTGCACGAGTTGCTTCAAAGTTTGTACAAGTGAAATCACAGCAACATAAGCCATGTCTCCTCTCACCAATTGTTGGACGAAAAAAACACGAATTAAGAGAAGATGAAAAGTAAGAGCTAATAGAGAGTTGTATACCTCATCAAACACATATCAAGATCGTAGCAAAATTGACTCTAA
Proteins encoded in this window:
- the LOC101266346 gene encoding toMV susceptible protein tm-2-like; translation: MTVGSYFMKLCYRVIHVCPPELEDIGKQVAQKCQGLPLDLLVVAGHLSKIERTQESWKDVDKSVSKVVANESDKCLGVLAMSYNYLPNHLKPCFLYTGIFPEDSDVNVERLINLWVSEGFLWEELVGRDYLEDLVSRKLIMVRNRRFNGEWKTCGVHDLVRDLILREAEQEKFLLVTKDLSAKMHHVRRYSFHSNIHQNDLLESSSIDVTRTMHFFRGLGSKQVPLLACFKLLGVLSVVQYGFEDFPLVITKLVHLRYLQLRSCDDPHGYNSPTIHETVWQMKHLRHLKLRQSISLPKNPSNKLQNLEGLSCLRLSSCTFELFSAIPNLKMLILRGSQKECQGDQKMFKHLNSLTCLKRLEQ